In the Apteryx mantelli isolate bAptMan1 chromosome 1, bAptMan1.hap1, whole genome shotgun sequence genome, one interval contains:
- the EFCAB10 gene encoding EF-hand calcium-binding domain-containing protein 10 isoform X2 encodes MAAAGEQRGREYLERHRIPELLHSLGALLLYHRPERPREFLIQVLESVKAGKLGEGKYPCLMDDSNLTAMFEMMDVAGQGYITSAQYKEALKTLGLSTEGLHSEDDATITLDTFKEEAFAASLTSLKT; translated from the exons atggcggcggcgggcgagcagCGCGGCCGCGAGTACCTGGAGCGCCACCGGATCCCCGAGCTGCTGCACAGCCTCGGCGCGCTGCTGCTCTATCACCGGCCCG AAAGACCACGCGAGTTTTTGATCCAGGTTCTGGAAAGCGTGAAGGCTGGAAAACTAGGTGAGGGGAAGTATCCTTGTCTCATGGATGACTCGAACCTGACTGCCATGTTTGAGATGATGGATGTTGCAGGTCAAGGCTACATAACCTCGGCACAGTACAAAGAAG CTCTTAAAACCTTGGGACTAAGCACAGAAGGTCTGCACTCTGAAGATGATGCAACTATCACACTAGACACATTCAAGGAAGAAGC CTTTGCAGCATCTTTGACCTCTCTGAAGACATGA
- the EFCAB10 gene encoding EF-hand calcium-binding domain-containing protein 10 isoform X1 gives MAAAGEQRGREYLERHRIPELLHSLGALLLYHRPERPREFLIQVLESVKAGKLGEGKYPCLMDDSNLTAMFEMMDVAGQGYITSAQYKEALKTLGLSTEGLHSEDDATITLDTFKEEANKKMLESWAIY, from the exons atggcggcggcgggcgagcagCGCGGCCGCGAGTACCTGGAGCGCCACCGGATCCCCGAGCTGCTGCACAGCCTCGGCGCGCTGCTGCTCTATCACCGGCCCG AAAGACCACGCGAGTTTTTGATCCAGGTTCTGGAAAGCGTGAAGGCTGGAAAACTAGGTGAGGGGAAGTATCCTTGTCTCATGGATGACTCGAACCTGACTGCCATGTTTGAGATGATGGATGTTGCAGGTCAAGGCTACATAACCTCGGCACAGTACAAAGAAG CTCTTAAAACCTTGGGACTAAGCACAGAAGGTCTGCACTCTGAAGATGATGCAACTATCACACTAGACACATTCAAGGAAGAAGC GAATAAAAAGATGCTGGAGAGCTGGGCTATATATTAG